The Methylomarinum sp. Ch1-1 genome contains the following window.
TGATTTCGGCATGGTTGCCGGAAACCCCTGGATTGTCGATGATCACGTCATTGCCCTTATTGCGGCCAATTCTCGTAATCAAAGGATTGAGTTCGTGTTTGGACCTGAGTTCATCGTTAAAATAAACATTTAGGTAACTCATAGCATAGTGTCGATAGCAAAGGAGACGAAATAATTGGCGTTCAGGTTACGCTAAAATCAAGATGATTTTTTTGAGCTCTATCACCGTATGGGAAAATAGTGGGTGTGCGGCTCACGTGAGGAATTGTCTATGGGCGACGATAAGACGTTTTACCTGGTTAGCAAGGTTGTCGATTCAGGCGCTTTGGCATGAGGTCATGCCATTTAATTTGCAGTAGTTTGGTTCTGAACAGGGCGGGCTTGATAATCCATAGCCATCAGGCTAAAAACCCAGAAATTCCCAATTAGGATAGAGGGCTTGGGGGTATTTGGCGAGGATGTCGGCGGCATGGATACCGCCGATTGAAACGCTCACACATCAACTTGGCCAACATTTAGATATTAAATTGGTATGGGCCTGGAAAGGCAAACCCCACACCTTCAATAACATGATACGGCCATTTATTGGGTTTGGGGCATTTTAAGCCAGCCAAAGCTGACCAACTTTTGTCCTTCTTCGTGCCATAGATTCAGCCATAGCGAGTTCAGGCTTTTTCTGATAGTCAGAGGCTGCACTGTCTGCAAGGTCGGGATGTCGTCATAACAGCGTTGCAGGTTGTAGTTGGGTATATTCGCTCTGAGGTGATGAATATGGTGCAGGCCGATGTTGCCGACGATCCATTGCAATATTTTTGGCATTTGGTAATAAGAGCTTCCATCCAGCCCGGCCTGAGTCATATCCCAGGTCGGTTGACGGCTCCAGTAGACATCTTCGTACTGATGTTGAACATAAAACAGCCACATGCCGGTGCCGGCGGCTATGAAAATGATTGGCAGTTGAATCATCAAATAGGTTTGAAGCCCTATCGTGAAACTCATCAAAGCAATGACGGCCACTATCGCTAGATTTGTAACGACGACGCTGAAGCGTTCGCGTTTCCCGGCGCCGGCGCTTGTAAATCGCTGGACAACCAGGAACAGCGCGATCGGAATCAGGCCAAATAACACCAAAGGATTGCGGAAAAGTCGATAGGCCAAGCGCTTTCCTTTCGAAGCCGCCTGATATTCATCCACCGTCATGGTCCAGATATCACCGATACCGCGGCGATCCAGGTTTCCGGCCGCCGAATGATGGATCACATGAGTGCGTTGCCAATCTTCAAACGGGGTGAACGTCATGATACCCGCGATATAGCCGAATATCCGATTCGCCCTGAGCGTGGGAAAGAACGCGCTGTGGGTGCAATCGTGGAAAAAAATGAAGATGCGCACCAAGAGGCCGGCAGCAGGTATCGCTAATAACAGGGTCAGCCAATAAGAAAAACCCTGCAGCATGAAATAAATCATCAAGCCCCAAAGTATTATATAAGGGATAAAGGTATTGGCGATTTGCCAGAAAGCCTTGTTGGTATTGGCCTGTGCATATTGCGATAGGCGTTGGATCAAATCTTGACGTTGGGTATGGGGGGGATTTTGTTTCGCTGATTTTTCAGGACTTGAAAACTGTAGAGACATATAGGTAACTTTATAAAACTAATATCGGATTTCTGCTTTCGCAGAAAAAATAAATTGCCAAATCGGCATATTATTTAAAATTAATAAATAAATGGAATAAAAAAAAGCTATACCCGCATGTGGATATAGGACATGGAAATTGGAGAATGTGGCTCAGGAAAGGCGTTGATATCAATGTGGTCAGAGGAGACGATCGAGGCGCTATCTGTGCTTACTATACAAATCGATTAGTACATCAATAGCACGATAAGTTCCCGCTTCATGAAATGAATGACAGCGTCGTTATTTGAAAGTGATTTTTAACGAATGGGTTGGAAAAAAGGCTAGCCCAAATCTAATCTGACAGACACCCTTAAAAATAGGTATTGTCAGATCAAATCTGACTCAGGGAGGATTATTCCAGCGCGATATCAAAGCCGCATGTTTCATCGCCGAGTCCGCCGATGCAGGTGATTTCTCTTGCGCGAGCTTTGCGGCCACTGATGGTTTGGACTGCGCCGGCAATTAATCCGCCCTCAAAATGGCAAATAGGGCGACCAACGGTTTCCAAGCCGCTACAGGTGACGCATTCGTAGACATCGACATGTATTTGCGTTTCTGTGGCGACAGGCACTTCAATAATGCCGATATTGAGGTCTTTGCACAATTGCAAAAAATCTTCTAGTTCCGTCAGTCCCAATGATATGCCGAGTTTTTTTCCGGCCAGGTAAGCCGCCCCGGACGCGCCTCTACCGATGATGTCTTCCAGCGCGACCAGTCGTAACAAGCGGTACAAGGCCACGCCGGCGTTATCGCCCAATGTCGGGCGGACCACATTCAGGGCGTTTCCCACATCGATGTTCTTATATTCTTTGATAAGCCGTTCTTCAGTGGTCATGGTTAATTACCTGTTTTTTTAGCGAGCCATATCGCGGTGGCTTGAATTATTGAGTTTAAAAGTTCACGGTCGTGCCGAGGGCAAATCATTGTTTAACGAGCTCAGGGAGTCATAGACATCTTGTAATTGCTCGGCGGTTCTTTGTATTTCCAGAAAGAGGAGTCCGAGTTTAGCCTGTTTAGTCGCCAGTACTAACAATAAAGCCTGATGACCGATTGCATTGAGCATGACATAGCCGTTGGGAGAACGCACATAGACCTGGTCTAACTCTGAGTCCATTAACTCCGAAGAGATTCTTTCTCCAACACCCAGCATCGTCGAACTCATGCCGCCAATTAAGTCTTCGTCAACTTTATGGGTTAAAACTGAGGCGGTGATTACGCCTTCGATATCAATCACGGCGCTTCCGATGACGTCTGGCGTATCACTGCAGAATTTTTTTAAATAAAAGTTTATCTGTTCCATCGCCATGTTAATGGGGGCTCCCGAGATGTAATTATTCAGACACCCTAACAATTGGCAAGGCCGGTACCGGCAAGCCTGACCGCTGACTTGCGATCACTTGTGCCAAATAAATCCACGGTGACTGATTTCTTTTGCGGCAGGTTTCAATGACGCTGATTAAAATAGCGAACACACGCGTCCCATTTTCCGAGCGCGTGCCATAGCAAATGCCGCGTAAAATAACCCAGTGGCGCAACGCTCGCTCCGCTTCATTATTCGTTAAGGGCTGATGCGGTTGATCCAGAACTTGAAAAATAGCTGCCCAGTCATTTAGCATTTCCGTGGCTAATGCTGCTGTTTTCTTATGTTCATGGGTTTTCATTTGTATACACATCTGCTGATAGAGCAGTAATTGCAGGCGATAAGTTTCAGAAAGTGGCGTATCAGGTGGTGTTATTCGCGCTTTGCGTACCGCACCTATCAACACAGCCAGTAAATCGTGCGTTTGTTGACCAAAAAGCTGGGCGTCTCTGTTTAAGCTTTCATTGAGCCCTTTCGCTTTACGCAGAAGATGAGCCCAGCAACGTAACCGACTCAGATATTTGCGATAAACCGTGTAGCCATCGCTCATTAACCAACCATTAAAGTCGTCGCCTAAAAGATTTTCCAATAATTCAGCGCTACGCGTAGCAATCCAATAGGCTGTGACGCGATTCGTACTGAACACCCATAACCAAAGAAAAGTCGTGTGCTCCATCCAGGAGGTTTCGTCTACATGCAGCAATTCGCTGTTAATGATTTCTTGTGCAAACTCATCTTCAAGCGGCATAGCCGCTGCGCCACTTTCATGCAGGGTATTATTGATGGTGCCAACACTTAATTTAATACCTAACCAGTCATATAAAAATTCCTGAATACGCTCACGCGATAGGCGCATACGGTAGGCAAGACAAACAATCATTGCTGCCAGTCCAGGCCCCACTAAACGCCATTCAGTTCGGCTAATACCCGGCAATTGAGCATGACTGCTACGACTGACTTCTTTGCGCGTGATATGTCCATTGGCGCACACTACTTCATAGAGAGTGTGCTTGGTATGGGTGACTAGAATGCCTGGATACTCAACATCGCCCCATTCGACATTGATTGTTTCATACGCGGCATAGGCGATAGCATGACGCGGCTCTAATGTTTGATGGCAGCAGGCACATATTTCAGGGTAATGATCTTGATAGTGGGTAATGGCTAGCTTTTGTGTTCGGCCAAAGCCTTGTGCGCCTGGTTGTTTGCCGGGTTTGCGGGGTTCTTGATGTTCATTGTTAGGATCAGCGGACTGTTGCTGATCTTTTTTAGAAGGCGACGGGGGGGGGACGGTGTCTTCCGTTTCAGCAGACTTATCGATCTCCGTTTGTTCTTGATCGTTTGTATTATCTGTAGCTGCTTTATCCCAAGGCGCTTCGCTGCTAGGTGGACGAGAGCTGTTGCGCGAATTTTGGCTTAAGCGCTCACGCGCTTCTTTTAGGTCGTTAAGTAACTTAATCGATAGGTAACGTAATTCCTCTTCCGGTAAATTGAGAAGCTCGTCTTCATCGATTTGGCTTAGGTCCTGGTTACTGAGTTGCATGGGATAAATACTAAGGCTTCTTAATGGATTTGTACAATGTTCTTGTGTCGGTTTGTCAATTATTTTGTATTTTCAGCTAGGGTGTGTGAATACTTACCCCGAGATTAATATTTATGCGCTCTTAGTTTGCCGGTTCATTCATTATCGAGATAAATAATAAAATTTCTGAGACTTATTAATCATTAATAACAATAAGGGAATGATTTCGGTGAAAAGAGCTATGTCCTCTAACCCTCATCGTTATACATAAGTCAAAAAAACCAATGCGCTTTCTATATTGTCACAGGATTGATTGATAAGATGTATTCCGATCGGCGTAAAGAGTGAGCGTTCCGTTGGAGATTGATGGGATTGAATGTTTATGGATGTCCTCACAAGCATGCCTGCGCTCTGTGCCGGAATGCTCCTGGGAGTGCAAAAGCTTGAGCTTTTGCTTAAAAAAGCTCAAGCTTTTTTACTCCGACGTCATTGCGCATGAGGCTCAACGCGATGTCGAGACAAGATGTGTATAACGATGAGCCTCTAACCATGAATTGAAAATATTATATATGGCCAACTCAGTGTTTATGGTAAGGTTAAACTAAGCTCGGATTTAAAGCATGGCATATAGGCAATGAAAGCGATCTGGAAGAATTCTCTTATTGCAGAAAGTGATGATATTATCGAGGTCGAGGGTAATTGTTATTTTCCTGCAGCCTCGGTTAATCATCAATTTTTGCGTGCAAGCAACAGCCATACCGTGTGCCCTTGGAAAGGCGAGGCTAGCTATTACGATGTCGTCGTCGGCAATGACGTGAACCGGGATGCGGCTTGGTATTATCCAGAACCTAAGGCAAAAGCTCTGAACATAAAAAATCGCATCGCGTTTTGGCGGGGCGTCGAAGTGACCGAGTAACGGATAGAGGCAGGTCAATGTTTCAATGCGGTTATTTGATATCACGGTAAACCATGAGTAACAGTCCTAACTCGACTTTCAGCTTAAACGACCTTGGAGGCTTATTTAGGCGGGTTCGCCGGCAGAGTGAATTACTTTGCGAGCCGCTGATTGCCGAGGACTATGTGGTTCAGACGATGCCGGACGTCAGTCCGCCCAAATGGCATTTGGCTCATGTCAGTTGGTTTTTCGAAACATTTATTCTGATTCCTTTTCACCCCGGTTATCGCCGGTTTAATCGGCAGTTCCACGATCTCTTCAATTCTTATTATCAAGGTGTCGGCACGCCGTTTCCGAGGCCCAGGCGTGGCTTGCTGAGCAGGCCTTCGGTAGTCGAGGTTTACCGTTACAGAAAACACGTCGACCGTTTTGTCGAGGAATTGATCGCCGGCTTGGATCGACAGCCGGATTGCGAAAGGATTCAGCAATTGCTGATACTCGGTCTTAATCACGAACAACAGCACCAAGAGTTGCTGATGACCGATATCAAGCATATTTTTGCGCAAAATCCACTATTTCCCTGCTACTGCGAACAACGGCATTGCGATAAGCAGGCGCTGAATGTCGATTTGGAATGGATCAAAATTACGGGTGGCGAAGTGAATCAAGGCTATGATGGGGACGTTTTTCATTTCGATAACGAATCGCCCCGCCATAAAGTGCTGCTGAATGATTTTTTTCTGGCCAATCGTCTAATCACCAATGCCGAATATCTTGATTTTGTTCGCGATGGCGGTTATCAAAATCCATTGCTGTGGCTGTCGGATGGCTGGGCGATCCTGCAAAAAGAGTCGTGGAATGCGCCATTATATTGGCAGGAGTTGGATGGGGAATGGCGGGTCATGACCTTGAGTGGCTTGCAGACGCTGGAATTCGACGAGCCGGTTTGCCATATCAGTTATTACGAAGCCGACGCCTATGCGAACTGGGCAGGCAAGCGTTTACCCACCGAATCGGAATGGGAACATGCGGCAAATCAAGGCTCGATTGCAAGGGGGAATTTCCTGGAATCCGGATTGTTTCATCCGCGTCCGGCGCTCTCCGGTCAGGGGCTGATGCAAATGTTCGGCGATGTTTGGGAATGGACGCAAAGTCCTTATAGTGCTTATCCCGGCTATCGTATACCTGAGGGCGCGGTCGGCGAATACAATGGCAAATTCATGTGCAATCAAATGGTGTTGCGGGGAGGGTCTTGTGCGACGCCGGAAAGTCATATCCGCAAATCCTACCGCAATTTCTTTTACCCCCATAACCGTTGGCAGTTTATGGGGTTACGTTTGGCGGCGGATGCATGACGATTTCCAATCGACTTCATTTTCACGATTTTCAGCCTGCGCTAGGCGATATCAAAGACGATGTGCTCAGCGGCTTGCAAACAGAACAAAAAGTCATCGCGCCGAAATATTTTTATGATGCCCATGGTTCAAAGCTGTTCGATCGGATTTGCCGGTTGCCGGAATATTACCTGACCCGGACGGAAATTGGATTGTTGAAACAATACGGCAGTGAAATCGCGGAATGTATCGGCAGCGGCGCGACCTTATTCGAGCTGGGTAGCGGAAGCAGCAGCAAGATCCGCTTATTGCTCGATGCCGTCAGGCCGTCCATTTATGTGCCGATGGATATTTCAAAAGAACATCTGTTTGGCGCTGCCTCCAGTCTGGCCAACGACTATGACTGGCTCGAAATTCATGCCGTTTGTATCGATTATTCGAATTCCTGGCAATTGCCCCGATCACTGCAGGGAAACCGCAGAATCGCTTATTTTCCTGGCTCGAGCATCGGCAATTTACACGATAATGAAGCCCACGCCTTGTTGAAACGCATTGCCGAGCTGGTCGGCGTTGACGGCGGCTTATTGATAGGCGTGGATCTGATTAAGAATGTCAAATTGCTGGAAGCGGCTTATAACGACCGTCAACAGGTGACGGCCGCATTCAACAAGAATTTATTGACGCGGCTCAATCGCGAATTGAATGCGGATTTCCGATTGGAACGCTTCGAACATCAGGCCTTTTATAATCGGGACATGAACCGCATCGAAATGCATTTGTCGAGCATCTGCTCACAGTTTATTCAGGTCGCCGGTCAGCGTTTTCATTTTAGAGCTGGCGAGACGATACATACCGAAAATTCCTATAAGTACAGCATCGCCGGATTTCATCAGCTAGCCTTACGCTCCGGGTTTGCTGCGGTCAAGGTCTGGGTCGACCGGGACAATTTATTCAGCATTCATTATCTGGAAAGCCGCCGATGAAGGGAGGGCGGCAAATCTTAAGCCGTTTCGGCCATAGCGGGTCTGGTGTTCAACTCCTGAGCGGCAACCGGCTTCGAGAACCAATAGCCCTGGACGGCGTCGCAGCCATGGTCGGTCAGAAATTGCAATTGCTGCTCGGTTTCGACGCCTTCGGCGATCACTTTCTTGTGCAACGCATGGGACATGGCGATCACTGCATGGACCACAGCCTGGTCTGTCGTGCTATGCAGGATGTTGTGAATAAAGGATTGGTCGATCTTGATATAGTTGGCCGGCAGATTTTTCATATGGACTAATGAAGAATAACCGGTGCCGAAGTCATCGATGGCGATGAAAACGCCGGCATTAGTCAGTTGCTCCATGGTCTTGATGGCGATATCCGGGGTTTTCAACAGTGCGCTTTCGTTGATTTCCAATTCTATCCAATCACAACGGGCATGGTGAGCGCTAATTTGCTCGATGATGTTCTTGGCCAGTTCCAGATTGATCAATTCCAGCGCGGAAATGTTGATGGCGATCTTGCCAAAGTCGATGCCTGTCTGGGACCAACAGACCGCCTGATGGCAGACCTGACGAATCATCCAGCGGCTCAATTCGCAGATCAATCCGCTTTCCTCGGCCAGCGGAATAAACTCGACAGGCGAGATCTCGCCTAACTCCGGATGTTGCCAACGCATTAAGGCTTCATAACCGATTAATTGATGACTGCGCGCGCAATGCTTGGACTGGTAAACGACTTTTAACTCAAAGGTGTCGTCGTAACATTGTTGCGCCAATGCCTTGCTTAGGTCCCGCTCAAGGATCAAGCGGCGATTGTTGTTATGTTGCTGATCACTCGAACAGAATGCGAAGCCCTTTTTGCCTTTCTTGGCAAAATACATCGCATCATCGGCTTGTTGCAGTAGGGTGTCGATGTCATTGCCATGCTGGGGGAAAATGGCGATGCCTATGCTGGAACCCAATCGAAATTGCTGTTCGTTCAGTTCATAGGGTTTTGAAAATTTTTTCTGCAGTTTTTTGGCGACGATTTTAGCGGCTTCGGCATCGGCCCCGGGCAGAATCAACGTGAATTCATCGCCTCCCATTCTTGCCGCGATATCCGATTCACGCACGACCGATTTGAGTCGGGCGGCGGTTTCTTTCAGGACCTCGTCACCGGCAGCATGGCCGAGGCTGTCGTTGACAAATTTAAACCGGTCCACGTCGAGAAATAACAAGGCCATCGGCTCTTGATTACGTTGGCAGAGAGCGATCATTTGTTCGGCCCGGTCGGTGAATAAGCGGCGATTGGCCAGCCCCGTCAAGTCGTCGTAATATGACAGCCAATTCAGACGTGCGCAGGTTTGTTTCAGCAGGGTGATGTCATGGGCAATACCTTCCACCCCGATGCATTGCTCGTTGTCATCGAGCAGGGGGTTGGCCAGAACCTCCAGGCAGCGTTTATGTCCTTCATTGTCGTAGAGTTCGATTTGATAAATAGGCACTTTTTCGCCGTTCAGGCAACGGGCGGTATAATCGCCAATCTTGGCGTTATCGGGATGGTCGGTTAAAAATTGGCTGTAATGGCTGGAAAATTGTTCGATGCTGTAGCCCAATATCGTCGTTACCGATGGACTCAAATAAGTGAATACGCCATCCGGGTTTTGTCGATAAAAAAAGTATTCGTCCTGCAGGTTTTCCACCAAACTGCGGTATTTTTGTTCGCTATGCTGCAATTGGTGCGTACGCTGTGAAACCTGGTTTTCAAGATCTTGTTTCAATGAGTTCAGCTCTTCATTGGCTTGCTGCAATTTATTGCGAGTTAACGTAATGCGTCGATTCTTGCGTTTCATTTGGCCGATCCAAATCAGCAAAGCCAAGGAGATCAACAGTAACGAAATAACGACCTTAGCGATGGTTTCATAGTCAACCGGTAGTTTCGTCGGCGCATACCATTTGTCGTTAATGGCTTGTTTTTCCGCCGGACTTATCGCGTCCAAGCCTTTTTGTAAAATCCCGGCCAAGATCGGCCAGTCGCTGCGGACAGCGATGCTTTCGTTTGCGCTGTTGTGGTCATAGAAGGACGTGAATTTGATTTGACTGAATTGGTGCTTATTTTGCAGATAGTAGCTGGTGGCGAAGAAGATGATGGCGGCGTCGGCCTGACGTGTTTCGATCGCGACCAAGGCGTCTCGCATACTGTCGACATAGTATGGAGTGATGCTGGGAAACTCTTCGAGTACGCGCAGCGAATATTGATAATTCTCGACCAGCGCGACCGTCTTGCCGGCCAGGCCGCTGCGGTCTTTTATCTGCTGATTGTTCTTATGGGTCACGATCACCAGAGACTTGAATACATAGGGCTTGGTGAACTCAAATTGGAATTTACGCTCCGGTCTGTTCACCATCGTTGCGATGACATCGACTTCCTTATCGAGAGCGGCCGGATAAATATCGCTCCAAAGCGTTCTTTGATCGATCTCGAAGTCAATGTCGAGTTTTTCGCTGATCAATTTAATCGTGTCATAGGCGATGCCTTTGATGTGACCGCCTTGATCGATAAAGCTGTAAGGGGGAAAGTGGCCGTCGAAGGCAATACGAACAGGTTCATGGGCTTTAAGCCAAGCTTTTTCATCGTCGTCTAGGATGACGACTTTCGAGGGCGCCGGGGTCGGCGTTTTCACGCCGCCATGCCATGGTAGATAGCGCACGGCTGACATCAACAGTAGCGCCGCGGCGATAGTGAATAACAATATTTTAAAAGTTTTGACCACAAACTTTCCTTGAGCTGACATGATTTTGTTCATTTGAGTCTATGGGCGAAATCTTAAGGTAAACTTACTGTAGCGCCGGTAAAAAGAGGTAAAAAGTGAACTGGATAACAAGTTTAGGATTTACCCGAAAGGTTTGAAAAAGAGACTGTTACAACGTGATGAAGGTTCAGTTTGTGGCGGGAATAGATGTTCTGTTCACAGTCAACAAAATCATATCGATTTCTGCCAGGGTTAATCGACGCCGGAATCGCATAATGCCATGAGTTGCATGAAGTTCGGGTGGATCAAGCGCAGCGGATCCACCAATAAATTTATCCCATTTAGAGCTCTCGCCGCCTGGTCTCCATGGGATGAAACCCATGGGTCGAATGAAGCTTCTCGCGCCGAGGGCGGCGTTCCCAAGGTATTGTGATTAATTTGGATGCCCTTGGTTCGTAGGGCGGATAATATCCACATTTTATTTGTTAGAACTCACTGGGTCGTTCTAACGTCACGGCGAGGCAACATGACGGAGCGCGGTGACACTGTTTTGGTGCATAAAAGCGTTGTGTCGGATAATATTTTTCCATAGGCGCACAAGTGTATTGACAGCTTAGAAGTCACATGTAATGGTTTAGCTGAATAGACGGACGGCTTCTTTTGTTCGGCGGCCTGGCGGATTGGTCGGGAAAGGGTTGAATGTCGAATCTCAGCCTTTGCCGATGAGCTGGCAAAGATGACTGGAGTCATTTGAACAGCATCATTTTAAAACTGGAGACCGATGAAAACGCATGAGAACGTGTCCGGACCTTCAGTTCGTTGTTCGTATCCGCTCGCTGAAGCGAGTGATTGTAAAGTTCACCTACAAACAAGGGCGCATTATGAAAGCAAATATTGGATTGATCGGTCTTGCCGTGATGGGACAAAATCTGGTGCTGAACATGAACGACCACGGCTTTAAAGTCGCGGTTTATAACCGTACCACCGCTAAAGTCGATGAGTTTCTGCGAGGGCCGGCCAAAGGCTCGGACATCGTCGGCACTTACTCGCTTGAAGAGCTGGTGGACAGCCTGGAGGCTCCCCGGAGAGTTATGCTGATGGTCAAAGCCG
Protein-coding sequences here:
- a CDS encoding fatty acid desaturase translates to MSLQFSSPEKSAKQNPPHTQRQDLIQRLSQYAQANTNKAFWQIANTFIPYIILWGLMIYFMLQGFSYWLTLLLAIPAAGLLVRIFIFFHDCTHSAFFPTLRANRIFGYIAGIMTFTPFEDWQRTHVIHHSAAGNLDRRGIGDIWTMTVDEYQAASKGKRLAYRLFRNPLVLFGLIPIALFLVVQRFTSAGAGKRERFSVVVTNLAIVAVIALMSFTIGLQTYLMIQLPIIFIAAGTGMWLFYVQHQYEDVYWSRQPTWDMTQAGLDGSSYYQMPKILQWIVGNIGLHHIHHLRANIPNYNLQRCYDDIPTLQTVQPLTIRKSLNSLWLNLWHEEGQKLVSFGWLKMPQTQ
- a CDS encoding DUF2507 domain-containing protein; translated protein: MTTEERLIKEYKNIDVGNALNVVRPTLGDNAGVALYRLLRLVALEDIIGRGASGAAYLAGKKLGISLGLTELEDFLQLCKDLNIGIIEVPVATETQIHVDVYECVTCSGLETVGRPICHFEGGLIAGAVQTISGRKARAREITCIGGLGDETCGFDIALE
- a CDS encoding roadblock/LC7 domain-containing protein; amino-acid sequence: MAMEQINFYLKKFCSDTPDVIGSAVIDIEGVITASVLTHKVDEDLIGGMSSTMLGVGERISSELMDSELDQVYVRSPNGYVMLNAIGHQALLLVLATKQAKLGLLFLEIQRTAEQLQDVYDSLSSLNNDLPSARP
- the tnpC gene encoding IS66 family transposase, coding for MQLSNQDLSQIDEDELLNLPEEELRYLSIKLLNDLKEARERLSQNSRNSSRPPSSEAPWDKAATDNTNDQEQTEIDKSAETEDTVPPPSPSKKDQQQSADPNNEHQEPRKPGKQPGAQGFGRTQKLAITHYQDHYPEICACCHQTLEPRHAIAYAAYETINVEWGDVEYPGILVTHTKHTLYEVVCANGHITRKEVSRSSHAQLPGISRTEWRLVGPGLAAMIVCLAYRMRLSRERIQEFLYDWLGIKLSVGTINNTLHESGAAAMPLEDEFAQEIINSELLHVDETSWMEHTTFLWLWVFSTNRVTAYWIATRSAELLENLLGDDFNGWLMSDGYTVYRKYLSRLRCWAHLLRKAKGLNESLNRDAQLFGQQTHDLLAVLIGAVRKARITPPDTPLSETYRLQLLLYQQMCIQMKTHEHKKTAALATEMLNDWAAIFQVLDQPHQPLTNNEAERALRHWVILRGICYGTRSENGTRVFAILISVIETCRKRNQSPWIYLAQVIASQRSGLPVPALPIVRVSE
- a CDS encoding DUF427 domain-containing protein is translated as MKAIWKNSLIAESDDIIEVEGNCYFPAASVNHQFLRASNSHTVCPWKGEASYYDVVVGNDVNRDAAWYYPEPKAKALNIKNRIAFWRGVEVTE
- the egtB gene encoding ergothioneine biosynthesis protein EgtB, yielding MSNSPNSTFSLNDLGGLFRRVRRQSELLCEPLIAEDYVVQTMPDVSPPKWHLAHVSWFFETFILIPFHPGYRRFNRQFHDLFNSYYQGVGTPFPRPRRGLLSRPSVVEVYRYRKHVDRFVEELIAGLDRQPDCERIQQLLILGLNHEQQHQELLMTDIKHIFAQNPLFPCYCEQRHCDKQALNVDLEWIKITGGEVNQGYDGDVFHFDNESPRHKVLLNDFFLANRLITNAEYLDFVRDGGYQNPLLWLSDGWAILQKESWNAPLYWQELDGEWRVMTLSGLQTLEFDEPVCHISYYEADAYANWAGKRLPTESEWEHAANQGSIARGNFLESGLFHPRPALSGQGLMQMFGDVWEWTQSPYSAYPGYRIPEGAVGEYNGKFMCNQMVLRGGSCATPESHIRKSYRNFFYPHNRWQFMGLRLAADA
- the egtD gene encoding L-histidine N(alpha)-methyltransferase, which encodes MTISNRLHFHDFQPALGDIKDDVLSGLQTEQKVIAPKYFYDAHGSKLFDRICRLPEYYLTRTEIGLLKQYGSEIAECIGSGATLFELGSGSSSKIRLLLDAVRPSIYVPMDISKEHLFGAASSLANDYDWLEIHAVCIDYSNSWQLPRSLQGNRRIAYFPGSSIGNLHDNEAHALLKRIAELVGVDGGLLIGVDLIKNVKLLEAAYNDRQQVTAAFNKNLLTRLNRELNADFRLERFEHQAFYNRDMNRIEMHLSSICSQFIQVAGQRFHFRAGETIHTENSYKYSIAGFHQLALRSGFAAVKVWVDRDNLFSIHYLESRR
- a CDS encoding bifunctional diguanylate cyclase/phosphodiesterase, yielding MSAQGKFVVKTFKILLFTIAAALLLMSAVRYLPWHGGVKTPTPAPSKVVILDDDEKAWLKAHEPVRIAFDGHFPPYSFIDQGGHIKGIAYDTIKLISEKLDIDFEIDQRTLWSDIYPAALDKEVDVIATMVNRPERKFQFEFTKPYVFKSLVIVTHKNNQQIKDRSGLAGKTVALVENYQYSLRVLEEFPSITPYYVDSMRDALVAIETRQADAAIIFFATSYYLQNKHQFSQIKFTSFYDHNSANESIAVRSDWPILAGILQKGLDAISPAEKQAINDKWYAPTKLPVDYETIAKVVISLLLISLALLIWIGQMKRKNRRITLTRNKLQQANEELNSLKQDLENQVSQRTHQLQHSEQKYRSLVENLQDEYFFYRQNPDGVFTYLSPSVTTILGYSIEQFSSHYSQFLTDHPDNAKIGDYTARCLNGEKVPIYQIELYDNEGHKRCLEVLANPLLDDNEQCIGVEGIAHDITLLKQTCARLNWLSYYDDLTGLANRRLFTDRAEQMIALCQRNQEPMALLFLDVDRFKFVNDSLGHAAGDEVLKETAARLKSVVRESDIAARMGGDEFTLILPGADAEAAKIVAKKLQKKFSKPYELNEQQFRLGSSIGIAIFPQHGNDIDTLLQQADDAMYFAKKGKKGFAFCSSDQQHNNNRRLILERDLSKALAQQCYDDTFELKVVYQSKHCARSHQLIGYEALMRWQHPELGEISPVEFIPLAEESGLICELSRWMIRQVCHQAVCWSQTGIDFGKIAINISALELINLELAKNIIEQISAHHARCDWIELEINESALLKTPDIAIKTMEQLTNAGVFIAIDDFGTGYSSLVHMKNLPANYIKIDQSFIHNILHSTTDQAVVHAVIAMSHALHKKVIAEGVETEQQLQFLTDHGCDAVQGYWFSKPVAAQELNTRPAMAETA